The genomic stretch CTTCCGGGCTTCCAACAGATCGTGTTCATCCCTGCACAAAACAGATCATTCAAAAAAGAGAGACAACTTGGTTGCTTTGATGAAGTTAGAGAGGGTAAATAAACTTTGTGAGGAGATAGTGATCAGATGAGTCCCTTCCTTGCACAAAACAACCGACAACATGACTGGATCCCCACTTTACTGCCTCCCTTTTCCATTTCTTATCTTTAACCTAACCTAACCCTTAAATAACCCGGGTTTTatgggtcaacccgggttaacccgggttgacccgtaaaacccgggacccggcccTTTGGCCGGGTCAACTTCCgaaccgggtttaataactatgtctAGAAGCACTCATCTTTGAAATTGGTAAATGACCATTTCTGATTTGATAGATACCTTGTTCATACAAATTAAGACATTTTATCTGGTCCATTTTTTAGCTCAACACTGATGATCTTAGATAGGAATTTATGcaacatacataaaaatattttgtttcgtCCATAACAAAGCTGTGAAAAATATGTTGAGgagtttattttgtttcatgGTTGGACCGCTGTCATTGATTCATTGAAGATGGATTTCTCACCTTTATAATAAGAATGATCTCTgctgaaaaaataattgtagtTCACAGCCCCGTAAGTTTCTATGGAGTACTGCTGGATTGAAATGGAATTGGAAGAACTGCTATTTGACATATTTCACCATCCAAACTTTCTCATGAAGTTTGGATATCAAACTTGTGTTGCATTTTTCTGATTTAGTGGTATCTAGTCAATTATCTTTCCTATTATTGTCACTACCATTACGTGCCTACTAATTCTTCCAACTTAAACAGCTATGTAGTAAAAAATCTGGATGGTCAACCATTTCATAGCAGAGTCATTGACTTATTCTTCATTCTTCGCTTGAGGTTcagatatgtttttatttatctgcTGCAGATGACAACATAAACATTTTGCTGTGGTGTTTTTTTGGTCATATGtaatctttttattcaattgctTTTTTggtaattctaattttattcttgatttactTGACAAGGTCCCTTTGTCTTTCAGGTTCTTACAGAACAATAATCTGACTGGCCAAATCCCAAATAATCTTATTGGGAAACCTGGACTGAATCTTAGGTGAGCTTGAATGCAcaatagtttttattaatgCTGCTAGTTATTTActggtaaaattatttttcaaggaaTAGTTTAAGCTAATTGTTCAAATGTATTAAATTAGGACTTCTGGAAATCAGTTCTTGTCCCCGTCTCCTTCTTAAGCAGAACACGTTATGTGCACCCAAGGCAAAGGTGACAACACTGCGTTTATGTCGAACCTGATTTTAACCATTTGTTTAAATCCTTATTTATTCTAATTTAGAGATCTACTGCATCTAGGTTTGAAAAATTTGCTAGAAGCTTGCCATTGTCAGATCcagaatcagtttttttttttctttttttcctgctttGACCAGTCTCTAACTCCTCAATTCTACGAGGACCACAACCATATACTTCAATTGGTTGTGCACACCAAGTCAATCTGATTGTTCTTTAACAAGGCACAGTTGGATTCTGCTGTCAACCAGTACGTAAACAACTGTTCCTGTATGTATTCGTTTTTTTGttgtatcatattttttaatctttagtgGTGTTTTacataacttttgtttttgttattaggtgtttttagcttaaaatattaaattgatgttttaatattctATGATGATTCTATAcctggtctctctctctctctctctctctctttatatatatatatatatatataaaatgacgAGGCTCGATGGTTTGTTGTTAATAAACGTCTTATACCATTTACTTTCCCTTGGCATCCGACCCTGCGATCTCAATTTCTTTTCGTTTTCCGGAGGCCATTAGGGATGGTATCCATAGTTAATCCTGCTCCATCTCTCCGTCATGCTTTTCCGCTTTTTACCCTCTCCGAACTTCCTTGGCAATTGTACCGCGAGAGTAACTTTTGAAAgccagagaaagaaagagaaccgTGCTATTTACCATCTTTTACTTGGCCAATGgtctaaaaagaaaatcttgaagACTAACTTCTGATAGATATACAACAATAATGGGGTGTCAGACGTTCCATGACATAGCACTCTCATCTTACAGCATGCATTTAGTTCAGGCAATTGATCAGATTCCTTTTGGCCGATCCTTCCATGTGGACCTTTCTGATTCTCAGGATCTGCAACTTTGCATGTGGCAGGACACCTCACTGGTTCCTATCTGTAAGCAATTGAAACTGTACGCCTTCTAAGCAACGCAAAGCGGAAGAAGATATTATTTTGTCCATACCATCCATTATAGATAATTTCGTCATTTACATGATAATTCATCAGATCCATCATGATTAACAGTACTCTAAACACAAAAGTAGGGGAAAAACTGAAGTTCGAAATGAAGTAAATCAACTGGTAAAAGAGATGAACGAACATATTGAACAATCCTACGGTTCATACAGCCTCGACGAGGCGCTACTTCTTCTCTCCTAATCTTCACCTTTCCAATCTTCCTTTCTTGAGGGGAAATAAAGGTGGCAGTGCACTGCTCTTCATCTGTGTGCAAATTGGTACATTTATCATTGGCCTTATTCTCATACTGGCTGATCTTGTTCTCTCTAATCCTTTCTTTATCCGCTTCACGTGCTTCTCTCCGTTCCCGGAGCCTCGCTTCCCTTCTTCTTTAGTAGCAATGTCTGCAAGGGAGCTAGAAGAAGATGAcgttgaggaggaggaggatgacgGTGACAAAGAAGAAGCACGCTGCTTCTTTAGCCGCAGCAGCTCTTTCCACAGAACAGTGCACTTTGGTGGCCTTGGAGATGGGTCATCATCAACAAACCAAACCCTTGGCTCTTCCTTGCTcacctcctcttcctcctcagCATTTTTAGTCTTAAGGCTGACTTTGTTGAGTTTCTCAGAATGCTGCATTTGCCGAAAGGGAAGTAATCTCCCTTCGTAGAAAAGCTCATCTGCTGTTAGCATAGTCTGGCTGCTCATTTTGCTCGAAAGGAACTCAAATTCTGCATTTCTAGCCTTTTCTCGCTCCGTTTCTTTATCTTTCTCAGCCTGTGGGCTTGGACTAATGGAAATGAAGTTCTTGTCATCAAGGAATTCAGCAGAGAAAGAAATACGGGGGCTTGAAGGTTGGTCAATGGATCTAGATGTTGCTTGAACAGTTTCTAGGGATACCATTTTCTGCGTCTAGAACGAGAAAAATGGAGGAGATTGTGGAGTTGACTGTGGTGAGGTGTGAGTGAAGAGGTGCATGGGATTTGTGATATATAAAGGGAAGAAGATGCCCGCTTTATATTGTCCTGTAACCTTTTGGTctcctttgttttgttatgtgagTAATTTGTCTGGACGGTGagattataaaaatcaagtggTCCGGTAAACCCGAAACAAGTGAGCTTAAGCTGTTGTTTAGAATATGGGTAGCAGCACATGGACACCTTGGGAGGAGctaaagacaatttttttttattactagtaTTAATTTTCCATACGATTCTGAGCTCTCTGtacgatctttttttttttttttttaattcgaagGACAGAGAAGAATTGACAGGAATTTAAGTCATATCATCAAGATCATCGATTATGGgagcaaaaaaaatttccagGTCAGTTTCTGACAAATAACTTGAAATAAGGTTAATCACAGCATCTTGGTTAAGTTCTTCCATTTATAATTGGAACAAATTTAAGAATATCTGAGGATCATgttgattgcattttttttagaaaaaaaaattgtgcagTTTAAAGgtagctttatttattttaaacgggaagaagaaaaattaaactagattaTCTATTAGTTTAACggatgttgattattattaagcCTGGATCAGTCAAAGATAAACTTTGTTGGATTGACTCGGCAAGAACATGAAAAGAGTCCTAAGCATGTGGTCACATGAGAGTAATTTCTAGCCATGTGAGGGCTGAATCAAAGGAGATAAATCTCAATGACCAAGATACCCTTTGAGAGAGCTTGGCTTATGCAGGTACAGTGTGTTATTTACTGCATCCGGGGATGGGTTTCTGGTTGCATGGGAGAAGTTTACACGTGGTAGATATCATATCTACCAGCCAGCCAGCATGCCCATTCTTAAAAAGCTTCAACATAAGATTTGGACAGCTCTAATGAAGTTCAGACAGCTAATAAACATAGGAGTAATCTTTTAGGTAGAATACATGTTCTGTGATTCGATTATTCACCAGCACATTATTTCAGGCACTCTGCAGCCCTACTGTGTTCTATTATTGCCGAGAGAAAATAATGTTAAGAGCTTTAACATATTGaacaaacaacaaaatcaaacatgtGGAAAAAGATCCAAAAgtaagataaattattttgtctCAGTTCCCTTGCTTTTCTCTTGGCAACTCCACTGTAGGGCATTAAATTTgtctaatttttattatgactCAGGTCATGATTGCTGATGTTTCATAAATCAATATGTTTAAGAATGAGAGTGTTGAGTATTTGAATACTAAataattatatgttaatattgatATTTCATTTTTCAGAATTCTAGAATTAGATGATTGGTggtaaaatattcaaaacatgcaaaacaatcttttttttagggtttaaagaCTCTCAGATGATAAAGTTAGTGacttttaagtaaaatattgcAATAAATGAGATAATAAGCTTTAAATCACAAAACAcgagtgtttatttttaattttgtatgatAAATGCTTTGAGAATTAAAGTATAAATACTTAGATAATAGAAATTGTGAATCCTTTTTCTCGTGGCTTAGATGTAATTTTTAGCCCTCAAACATTGTTATGTTGCTGGAATGGAGAGGTTGGAGAGTTATTTTCTTCTGATTGCATTAATAAGagataaatatcttttatatcatattaataagGGATAAACACCCCTTGCACAATATTAATGGCAGAAATACGATGTGCTATTTGAAGACTTTTATACACCTAGATGTGTGAATAAATGAGTATCATTAACATGGACATTCTACGTTAAAAGTCATAAGAATAAGTAAATGAAACCCCATAACCCAACATGGGGTCTATAATGATTATCGAACCCATATACATTTGGGCATGGCATGATACCAAACCCATGGGAGGTGAGTCTGATAGCTTACCAAGCTCATGTTTACTTGGGTTCAATGCGTAGCTGGACCCATAAAAGTTGGGTATGACAACTTGTCAAACCCAAGTGTACTAAGGCTTAATGCATAGTTGAACTCAATGATGTTGAGTCTGGCAGCTTAAACGTGTAGTTGAATTAATGAGTGTTGGGTCTGACAACTCGTCATAGCCATATGTACTTGGGCTCAATGCATAGCAAAATCCAAGGATATTGGGTTTGACAACTCGCTAAAGCCATATGTGCCTAAACTTAACACTTGgttgaactaaaaaatattggatTTGTAAACAAGTCAGACTCATGTCATGTGGTTCTTACCAAGTCTAAGGATGTTGAATTATCACCTTGCGTTTGGcccttttaaatattgatttagactaaaaattaaaattttaaaatatattaatccaTCAATATCCATATAATGCCTCTCAACAGTTTAATGGTCATGCAATAAACCAAAGACTTCTACTGTCATGTATTCAATCGTATgtatatgtttataaaaaatgttaagatGGTTTACAAGACATGCATTTAATAAGATGAAATGGGAAACTTGAGATGCCGAGTAACATGAAAATGGTGTTGGCACTTAGTAGAGTAAGTTTTGATAATTGATGTTTTCTATGTGATGAAGTTCCAAAAATCCAAGTAGCCTAGAAATAAGGCTCTCTGGTTGAATAATCAGTTAATCAATTGGTTTTACCAATCTCATCCATTCTTCATAGCCAAGAAGTTCGATAACTTGTATTTGGTACTTGGTAGGCCAAGATAACTTGTGGCTAATACCTGTAAAATATCCCATTTGATGGAGGTGGGGACTCACCGATGCTTAAATAAGTattattttagagagagaaaatacaataatattctgGAGAGAGATGCTCTGACAATAAATATGCAGTAGAGAATAAAGATTGTGAATCTCTGTTCTAAAGGTCTCGTAGTGTATTTATAGCTcatgagttttgttattttataaaggaAAGGCGCTGGAGCGTAACTTcatttttgtgatattttaagTTGCATTGTAAGTCATATTTCACTCATTTTATCCAGCTAAAGATGGAGAAATAACGAGCCATGATAAATTTAAGCCTATACGAGGCTAGACTTGGCAAACTGTTAAGCCCAATCACGACTGAGTCTGGTTAGAACTAGACCCAACACACTTCCACTGAGACGTGTTTGGTGCTGTTGTGTGCTAGCCCACTGCACCCGAGAATTCAGAAAAATTTATGCTCGTATGTTTTTCTTGATCTAACATTTATTGGTAAAGATATATAAAGATATATTGGTAAAATCTTGGTTCATCAGTAGCTTTCTAATCTTTGCGATATAATAATATGCAAAGACTTTAATTAATCTATCAATCTAGGTAGAGTAGTGAGTTTTACTCGTATAAAAGGGGGGCAAGCCTAGAAAAAAGCAGAGAAATATGCACATAGACTGAAAGAAATTCTTTCAGATATAAAAGATCAAGAATATGTACTTAGAAAAATTCTAAGAGATTGAGGATATCATGCTCATTATCTATACAAATTCCAAAGTGGTTATGTGGAATCTAATGGGGGTGAACCTATACTTAGAAATTTCTAGGTGATTATAGATTACTTGGAGAGTGGAAACATGTAGCTTTTCCAACATTGTCATAAGACTTAAAAACCTTTCactaaaaaaaggtttttttcttaCTGGACAAGAGAACCCTCCACTAAAGAGTGGTGATTAGATGATGCTGTTATTTGTACTAGGAAGACCGAGTTCATCATTTAGAGAGTGTTGCATATACATTGAGGAGATCAAGTTCATACCTTGGAAGTTGATTTATATAGCACTGAGAAGATTACATTCATTCCTTAGACATTGATGCATATATCATTGGGAAGACTACTACGTCTATCTTTTAGAGATGGGTGCATATAAGCACTGAGGAGACTAATTGCATCTCTTGAAGAGTGATTCATATAGCATAGAGAGACTAAGTACATCCATTGGAGAGTGGTGTGTATAGCACTGGGAAGACTGAGTCCATCTCTTAGAATTTGGTGCATATAGCACTTGAAATATCACATTCATCTTTTGGAGATCGATGTACATAACACCAGGGAGACTACATCATGGTTGGACGTAGTAAACTATCAAGCCCAATCATGGTTGTGTCTAGCTAACACCATATCCAACGCGCCTCTATGGGATATGTTTGGTGCTAGCGTGTGCTAGCTCAACGcacttgaaaattcaaaaaaaattatacatatatgtttttctttatctaaTATTTATTGGTAAAGATATACCGGTAAAATATCGGTTAATCACCATGTAatcaaggaaaggaaaaaaacaaaatcaagattatGAAACCCATGAACATCATCAGATCGCTTAATATTGCAACAAAGGGAAACTGGGACCTGTTGATATTGAAGAACAGCTTGGCTGTTTTTTTCTACCTGTTCTTTTAGGCCAAACATAATGAGAGCTAAGCTACTGTTGCAGGTGCAGACAAGAGTACTGGTTTACGAGACAGAGAACTTGATTGCAAATACTCTTGGGGGAAGGGACcacaaattatttgatattttgacaAGTTAAGAGAAGACTAGACTAGAGGCACCGGGACGAGAGAGATGACTCCCAGGGAAAGCAAAGTGGCTTAACTGTTCCTGAAGTGGGGGACCATACTcagtttatattaaattaaacatggaTTTAGTCTGCTTTATGCAAAGCCTAGCTGTTAGGTAGAACATCTTGATTTTAGATACCATAATAATTCAGCCAGGGATAGATAGTATAATGGCTcttagagagagagactagAGCCTACTAGTTTTGACTCTGACCAAGCATATGTGTGGAGGAAGGCATTCATTATTAGGCAGGCAGCGAAACTTTGATTGGTTAAAGTTGCATGCCTATAttgtaaaagtatttttgaaataatttatttattttattttaaattatttttttaatgtttttttagattattttccccttattaatattaaaaataaaattttaaaaaataaaaaatatatattattttaatacatttctttataaaaaatactttgactaatttgataaataattatacTATCATACAAAATGAGatctaaatttttgaaaattaattaaaacggTGACTTTCCTTGAAATAAATTTCtagttggggggggggggatttacTTCAAGGTCAagccaaaataaaattagaggTATCTGGGTGATGACTTGACTATTAGTATTCAGCAATGAAGATCCTCTGAAGAAGACGTAATTCCAAGTAGAGGACACGTCCTTTATTTCGCTCACGTTTTTTTAGGCATTGTCGGTACTAAGATCGACGATGGAGTGGAGGCAAGCCAACCACGGAGGGCTAATGGGTGATTAggggagtaaaaaaaaaaaaaactgcggCACTGCCATCCCCACCCCCCACCAGTTTGGTGTTATTTTGTGAATCCTCCCAGTCTCACTACCCCGCCAAAAATAGTAAGGAATGGAAATGATAGAGACAGTGatggagaaggagaagagacCTTAACCCTTCgctttcatgtatttttatgtATGGTATTATGATAGCTTTTATAgttataatatgaaaaaaattattttataaaaagtaattttagttgagcttgatttgatatttatatgtatatttgtttaaaactatggttgaaattgaaattaaacaaaaaatatatatattaatggtttttaatttaaatatggttttttttttcttaagcgcgcaacaacatcaagtaaaatatcatcatgaataaaattgaaattgcaatcaaattttacaaatattacgtcatcaagcgatctctatctaatttatatagtgttattgaataatattaaacactaatataattaaaaataaaaaaataaaatttaattatttattattttactgaTTTGAATCCAGttcaatgtatttaattttagattgaaCTCGATTTAACTGGAACAATCAAGTATCCACTGGTTTACGTAAATATTGGAGTAAGTTTCCACGAATAGGcacggagaagaagaaaagcaataAAGAGGTGCTTTTTGTCACCTTGCATTTCAAATGCAAATAGGGAGTGGGGTTCATAAAcagtaaataatgttttatgtattatcaaatatttattttttgtggtttgttttaaaaacagAAGCAATCACGGAAACAAAGAGACACTTAGCCTAACTTTGGGGCTTGGGCCTCGGCCTGTCTTGCATTTTAAGATTCATTCCATTGTTTTGGTCCCCTTACCTCGTTATATATGTAACAATACACAGAAAATAAAACTGATTTCTAAATAGTGTTAGAGGACATGAGGAGGGATAATGAGAATGGTTTAAggtagtgtttaatattatgacagtaatatttttttaaaaaatattaaaataacatatattttttatttttaatattaatacaatttaaaaacactaaaatattaattttaaattaaaaaatttaaattttagacaatcaatattttttactgcactatcaaatatttgttgatattaaaaataaatttttaaaaaataaaaaatatattatttaaatgtatttttaaacaaaaaaaatattttaaaataaataccatACCAAACAGTCAAGTaaacaaaatgctaaaaaaaaaaaaaaaaaaaactcgatctACCATCAGCTAAAATTAATTCCCACGGGACCCTTACACGTTTCTTCCTGCCACGTATTCATAAAATACAAGCTCTGTTAAATGGTTCCATGACAAAGATAGATGGGAGGGTATAACTGACGAAGCTATTGAATTCGAAATTATGATTGAGACGAGACAGAGTTTTGAAGGTAAAAATGAGAGACAATATATGAATCtcaggttaaaaaaaacaaattattgcaAGAATTCACAATtctatctttcaatattttaacgCTGGTCATCCGGAAAAACCTGCCGGGTGTTATTATTAAATACAGTTGGCGGGATTTCATTGGATATCAAACTTGAATGCCATCTTGATTAGTTGTTTCGGTCAATATTGTCCCCACCATTCACTTCAAGAGATAGAGATTTGACCATCTCCACTTCTAATGTCTCGTTGATCAACGCACTTCATGATCTAACTAGCCGAGGGGCCTGCCCTGCTGCGCGGTGCCCATTTTATGTTTATaatctctctctgtttttttttccctccagaTTTGGTTACAAATTTGTTTATAACAAAGGGTTTTAGTGcttcattgataaaaatataaagaccctcttactttaattaataatcaaaattaataaattttaagaggTATAGCTTAAATCGTCAAGCTCTAGATTTGCTTATTAAAAATCACTGGTTTAAGTCTTATAAACtctattattattgaaaatttacatgatcgttaatttcaagacccgtaaaattaattgagttgCATGTAAGCTGGTCCGGacacacattaataataataaataattagaattaataatttacaataaCAGTTTACAGGAACAAATTGATGGTAATTTTATCAATCATCCCATGCATCACCACGCATTAATGGGATTATAAATAGAGTAGGCGTAAGATTTGCAATTTAAGAGTGTTATTcactataaatacaaaaaataacaagaatttaattaagttccacagatttttgtttttccagcCTACGCCCCAATGCAAACAAATATCTAAATTCCTTCTTAATAATTATCCTCAAGTTCATAGAATGCCACGTGATTGTCCTAGTCACCATCCTCTTTAATGCAAGCAAGCAAATATTTCCTCGTGACATGATTAGATTGATGAATTGCATGCCTCTTCTTTCAAGTTTGTCTTTGTATAGATTTGCTCAAACAACCTTTTTCAACGAGTTTCGATTGCAAGCCAAGTTAGTTGGAGATGCAAAAAAAACCGCGATGATGATCATTTTGTTGCTCTTCAAAAATCAAAGACAACGTTACAGGCTTACAGCCATCATTGCTGCTTCTGCGCATGTTTCTTGATTTCATGCTCTTGTACATGTTGAATATGATAATGAATTATGACCAGAAAATTTCAAagcaggattttttttttagaaatataataattaattatttttaaaaatatttttttattttttaaaaatattttgttgtcaGAAGATTAACCGAGCACTAAAACAAGTCATCCGGACTGTAATTGGTACCCTCACAAGATATTACTCTGTTATAGCCTCTCTTACTACTTACCGTGAACGGTGATGCGAATATTGTGCCAAATTATCATGTACATAGGATATGTAAAACTCTTGATGGGTTTTCGTAACTCCTACCGGTAGGATATCCGAGTTACTGAAGTGTCGTTGACATGATTAATCTATTAAAGTGCCggtgccaatttttttttttaatgagaattgaacctttaaaaaaaaaaaaaatttcgggCATAAAAATGGGCACTAAAGGAATTCTTGTTTTATCGagttcttatttaattttcttggagttattttagtatatatatattttttttatgtttgttaatatTCTAGCTATAAAAATAggattaaaattcattttctaaaaCATTATACACACAATATTTCacgtattaaaaataattttaaaattacaataataaatttgattacGATAAGAAGTGAAAAATCTATTGAAGTgtcaaaattacaataataaattaCGATAAGCTGTGTATATAAGGTGCCAATTGCATCAACTAAGCTTCTTGAAGATCGTAGTGGTCGAGTCAACTAGGCTTATTGAAAACTGTGTTAAACCTCATCGGTCCAGTTAAAATAGTGGGCAATGGAGAGTGCCTGATCTAAAGGAAAGATATTCATGTTCGGGTCCGGAAGCTACAGAGAGAATTTGTGGCCCATCGTGTCTTATCCCAAGGCGAGGTGGGGAGGGGCGTCCTTCCTTCAATCTTGGGTCCATTACTAATGCATTTAAAACACGAGGGTTACATGGGATTATAACTtggaattaaaatatttgttttctatagttttaaatttaagttttgtgATTGCTTATATAATAGCCATTGAAGACTTAaaagattgttaattttaaaacttgtagAATTAGTTGAGGTACGCGCAAGCTGATCCGGACACCTATATtaaactagaaataaaaaataaacacgatGGTGCTAATCCCGGATCTaacatgtatttgtttttcagcTCAATgatcaaaaacaattttgaaggaAATATTAAAGGGATATATTGGTGTGTACCCTGCGTGTACCAtcatcatgtttatttttatgttaaaataatgtttttataaaaaaataaattttttca from Populus alba chromosome 8, ASM523922v2, whole genome shotgun sequence encodes the following:
- the LOC118055736 gene encoding uncharacterized protein → MVSLETVQATSRSIDQPSSPRISFSAEFLDDKNFISISPSPQAEKDKETEREKARNAEFEFLSSKMSSQTMLTADELFYEGRLLPFRQMQHSEKLNKVSLKTKNAEEEEEVSKEEPRVWFVDDDPSPRPPKCTVLWKELLRLKKQRASSLSPSSSSSSTSSSSSSLADIATKEEGKRGSGNGEKHVKRIKKGLERTRSASMRIRPMINVPICTQMKSSALPPLFPLKKGRLER